A section of the Pochonia chlamydosporia 170 chromosome 2, whole genome shotgun sequence genome encodes:
- a CDS encoding glycosyltransferase family 20 (similar to Trichoderma reesei QM6a XP_006964111.1): protein MTYPRQKGPSRNITHLPAPAHQSDQQVPVTPGIGRESYNQDYFERRVLNSPSVTPGYDSTIATSPFVSRTETQVDQQQPSNEKIISVTFTVPHLLEYREGSNWVSPRRPQCMPVQVGADAANAKDLRRCYHRSALLDALHYLSANGSYNHVVVAWTGEIRRAPSSDNENVPINHAFITPSSTSISLGGRETLQTTQPKNIFVTRADQQRLECQLHQDEICFLPVWLAEETDIEPEGIKLCDQSRWRQYAEHDLCALLHYRQHPPSEPYSEGVRWANYYRMNQRFAEKVLESYRPGDVVIVHDYYLMLLPLLLRKRHPHISITFYLHTPFPSSELIRCLCRRQSVLEGMLGSDLIAFQSFHYAQHFANSCARILGLDASSKVVQTATGRVRIRVIPMGIDISAIHSLAWKTTVTEMCSALRKQHSGKKIIVAYDPKDRLGGVDKKLLAFGRFLDKYPEYQNRVILVQVMSQTSIETDDREESKYAAGVSELVSEINSKYGSLDFMPIQLHSQSLTTSEYFALLRSGDLALFTSVRDGMSTTSLEYVVCQQHANGPIIISEFSGTAGSLKEAIKINPWDTTGVADKIHEALNMSEKSRQTMQEALYKRTTERDVQYWVTTVIHSLKRAVNARESSIFVALGMLAVIAVLYRIDVAVLTVFALVDIVAVAIELIVFNSVACVVLADIPVVGAAYSGRTPERVNLGHVVW, encoded by the exons ATGACTTACCCAAGACAGAAGGGACCGAGTAGGAACATAACTCACTTGCCTGCTCCTGCGCACCAATCCGATCAGCAAGTTCCGGTCACACCTGGCATAGGCAGAGAGTCGTACAACCAAGACTATTTCGAGAGGAGAGTTCTAAACTCGCCAAGTGTGACTCCAGGCTATGATTCGACGATAGCGACGTCTCCATTTGTTTCTCGTACAGAGACGCAAGTGGATCAACAACAACCGTCGAATGAGAAGATCATATCTGTCACGTTTACTGTCCCACATCTTTTGGAATATCGCGAAGGTTCGAACTGGGTAAGCCCTCGAAGACCGCAATGCATGCCTGTTCAAGTCGGTGCTGACGCAGCCAATGCAAAGGACCTGCGGCGCTGCTACCACCGCTCGGCGTTGTTGGACGCTCTTCACTATCTTTCTGCCAACGGTAGTTATAATCACGTTGTTGTGGCGTGGACTGGCGAGATTCGCCGAGCGCCTAGCAGTGATAACGAAAACGTGCCTATTAACCATGCATTTATAACCCCTTCGTCTACGTCTATTTCTCTGGGAGGGAGGGAAACGTTACAAACAACCCAGCCGAAAAACATTTTTGTGACTCGTGCTGACCAGCAGAGGCTTGAATGCCAGTTACATCAAGATGAAATATGTTTCCTTCCCGTGTGGCTTGCGGAGGAAACGGACATTGAACCGGAAGGCATCAAGTTGTGTGACCAATCGAGATGGAGACAGTATGCAGAACACGATCTTTGCGCTTTACTTCATTATAGGCAGCACCCACCCAGCGAACCGTACTCTGAAGGCGTGAGATGGGCAAATTATTATCGAATGAATCAACGGTTCGCGGAGAAGGTCCTTGAATCTTATAGACCCGGAGATGTTGTTATAGTCCATGACTACTACTTGATGCTTCTACCGCTACTTCTGCGCAAACGACATCCGCATATAAGCATCACTTTCTATCTGCACACGCCTTTTCCTTCTAGCGAATTAATTCGATGTCTTTGTAGACGGCAAAGTGTTCTTGAAGGTATGCTTGGGTCTGATCTAATTGCATTCCAGTCATTCCACTACGCTCAACATTTTGCAAACTCTTGCGCCAGAATTCTCGGTTTAGACGCTAGCAGCAAAGTCGTTCAAACAGCAACGGGGCGTGTGCGGATTCGGGTGATACCAATGGGAATAGATATTTCTGCGATTCATTCCCTTGCATGGAAGACCACCGTCACTGAAATGTGCTCAGCGCTGAGAAAGCAGCATAGTGGCAAGAAAATTATTGTGGCATATGATCCCAAGGACAGATTAGGCGGCGTGGACAAAAAGTTGCTCGCCTTTGGTCGATTCCTCGACAAATATCCGGAATATCAAAACAGAGTGATACTTGTACAGGTCATGAGCCAAACAAGCATCGAGACTGATGATAGGGAGGAGTCCAAATACGCTGCTGGTGTCAGCGAACTCGTCTCTGAAATAAACAGCAAGTATGGCTCACTGGATTTCATGCCCATTCAGCTACACTCCCAAAGTCTCACTACCAGCGAATATTTCGCTCTGCTACGGTCAGGAGATCTTGCATTATTCACAAGCGTTCGTGATGGAATGAGTACGACGAGTTTGGAATACGTGGTTTGTCAGCAGCACGCCAATGGCCCGATCATCATATCTGAGTTTAGCGGAACGGCCGGCAGCCTGAAGGAGGCTATTAAGATCAATCCATGGGATACAACTGGCGTTGCAGATAAGATTCACGAGGCATTGAACATGTCTGAGAAAAGCCGGCAAACAATGCAAGAGGCACTATATAAGCGAACAACTGAGCGCGATGTTCAGTATTGGGTGACCACGGTAATCCACAGTTTGAAGAGAGCTGTGAATGCCCGTGAGTCAAGTATTT TTGTGGCTCTTGGTATGCTGGCGGTCATCGCCGTTCTCTACAGAATTGATGTTGCCGTGCTAACGGTGTTTGCTCTAGTTGacattgttgctgttgcgattgaacttaTTGTATTCaattctg tTGCTTGTGTCGTGCTCGCAGATATCCCCGTCGTCGGAGCTGCATACTCTGGCCGCACGCCTGAACGTGTGAACCTGGGCCATGTTGTTTGGTAG
- a CDS encoding endonuclease/exonuclease/phosphatase (similar to Metarhizium robertsii ARSEF 23 XP_007826688.1), which produces MKSAIPTIFFFSVPARLPHRNVVIVSSNRAAVQAVGQPRQQSGQRTIQEVYRQVRLPHLQDVPVSVLWVPAGHERFRSGAVAKTMARDSTGDGCVRERARYQARSTRTRLLLGHLQQQRQRLPIGVGRHSQRIDTALPGKHTRTIYDALSAKESRILVQLRTGKCRLNRYLHSIRATGSDQCSCGQAAETVEHFLFRCRRWNSEREDMIRYKRTKVGNLSFFLGGKSGSDGEGWKPDMAAVRTTIKFAMATGRLDADI; this is translated from the coding sequence ATGAAATCCGCTATTCCTACgattttcttcttcagcgtGCCCGCGAGGCTTCCGCACAGGAACGTGGTCATCGTCAGCAGCAACAGGGCAGCCGTACAGGCGGTAGGACAACCTCGACAGCAATCCGGACAACGCACAATCCAAGAGGTGTACAGGCAGGTGAGGCTGCCGCATCTGCAAGATGTGCCGGTGTCCGTGCTGTGGGTGCCGGCAGGTCATGAGCGCTTCCGGTCGGGTGCGGTGGCCAAGACAATGGCCCGTGATTCTACGGGAGACGGGTGCGTTCGAGAAAGAGCACGCTACCAAGCACGATCTACGAGAacgaggctgctgctcgGTCACctgcaacagcagcggcaaaggtTACCCATCGGTGTAGGCCGGCATTCGCAACGGATCGACACAGCACTTCCGGGCAAGCACACGCGGACCATTTATGACGCTTTGAGTGCCAAGGAGTCAAGAATACTGGTACAATTGCGAACAGGAAAGTGCAGGCTCAACAGGTACCTGCACAGCATCAGGGCTACAGGTTCGGACCaatgcagctgcggccaagcCGCAGAGACAGTCGAGCATTTCCTGTTTCGGTGCAGACGTTGGAACTCGGAGAGGGAAGACATGATACGGTACAAGCGGACCAAGGTTGGaaacttgtctttcttcctgGGAGGCAAGTCTGGatcggatggcgagggatgGAAGCCAGACATGGCGGCAGTCCGAACAACGATCAAgtttgcaatggcaacaggaaGGCTGGATGCGGACATTTGA